In the genome of bacterium, the window TCCGACCCGACTCCCAAGGCGATCCGCAAAGGGCGCCCGCTGCTCTACGACACGCACAAGACCTCCGGGCTCGGTCATGTTTCGTGCGCGTCCTGTCACGCCGACGCCCGGACCGATCGGCTGGCCTGGGACCTGGGGGCGCCGGACGGCGAGATGAAGTCCAATGCAGATCAGAACAAGTCATTGATTCCGCAGGACAGTTTCCCGCCGGACTGGCACCCGATGAAGGGTCCGATGGCCACCCAGACGCTCCAGGACATCGTCGGCAAAGAGCCGCATCACTGGCGCGGGGACCGGGACGGGCTGGAGGAGTTCGCCGAGGCCTTCAGGGTGCTTCTGGGTGACGACAAGAAGCTGTCGAGATCGAAGATGAAGAAGTTCGAGAAGTTCTTGGCGACGATTCACTTCCCGCCCAACCCGTTTCGCAACTTCGACAACTCCCTGCCGACCTCGGTGTCGCTCACGGACCATCATCGCTCCGGCCGGTTCGGCAACGAGGGCGCGTCTCTTCCCAAGGGGAACGCCCGTCGGGGTCTCGAGCTGTTCCGCACCGGGCAGCTCGAGTCGGACACCATGGCGCTCGATCTCTTGGCTCTCCGCGCCAGGGCGGCGCCCGGGGCGGAGCTCACTTTCACCGTCGTTGCCCCCGGGACCGGCTCGCGCATCGCGTTCGCGCGGGCTCGGGATGACACCGGCAAGCCGCTTGAGACCGTGGAAGCTATCGAGTCGAACTCGGACGCTCGGAGAATCCGGAGGACCACTCCCGCAACCCTGGAAAAGGAGATTTCAGTTGCGACCGACAAAACCGCGCAAGAGTAGGGTGCTGCTTGCGGCGCTCGGCCTGACCGTTGCTCTTGGCGGCTGCGGCACCAGCGACATCATCGATATCGTATTCGGCGGCCTCACGGTTGACACCATCACGACCGGGACCAATCTCGACCCCAACGACTACAGCCTTCGGGTGACGGGTCCGAGCCTCAACGTCGAGCAGATCATTGGCCTGAACGATCAGGTGACCTTCTCGGTCACGCCGGGGAGCTACTCGGCGCGGCTCGCCGACGTCGCCGGCAACTGTACGGTCGACATCAACCCCTTCAACGTGATCGTTACGACGGGCTTCACTTCGCGAGTCACCTTCAATATCGTCTGCTCGTAGATGGCACCCGGGCGGAACCTTTTGGGTTTCGGCTGCGTCGTAGGAGAAGATGGCTGGGTTGCATCAGCAAGAAAAGGCCGTGTTCGACTACAGCGAGTTGATCGCGCGCTGCCGGCAGGGCGATGATCTGGCCTGGGAAGCCCTCGTCCGGCGACTGGAGGGTAGGGTTTACGCGATCGCCCTCCACTACCTTAGGGATCGCGAGGAAGCTCGGGACAGCGCCCAGGACATTTTCATCCGGCTGTACCAGAAGCTTCACACCGTTCGGGCCGATAAGCCATTCCTGGCCTGGGTGATGCAGCTCTCGCGGAACTGCTGTATCGATCGGCTCCGGCGGCTGAACGTTCGAACGCCCGCACACTCCGTGCCGCTCGAGGACGCTCCGGACCTGAGCGTCCCGCTGCCGAGTCCGGAGGAAGCTTGCCTGGACAGCGCTCGTGACCGGTTGGTCTACCGGGCGCTCGGCACCCTGAGCGAGCGCAATCGCGAGATGATCCTGCTCAAGGATATCCAGGAGATGAAGCTGGTCGAGATCGCCGACCTGATGTCGGCGCCGCTGGGGACGATCAAATCGCGTTGGAGCCGAGCCCGGGTAGAGCTGGCGAAAGCGATTCGAAGAATGGAGCCCTCCGCAGGGACCTGACCGATGAACTGTCACGATTTTGAAACGCAATTCGAGGGCTTTCTGGCAGGGAGTCTCTCCGCCGAGGCTCGAAGCCGATGCGAGTCGCATCTCGGTCGATGCTCTTCTTGCAGCGAGCTCGTCGAGCTGGCTCGGCTTCCGGTCGAGCCCTCGACCGAGCTCGCGAGTGCTTTCGTCAACGGAGTCCTCAGCCAGACCAGTGGGCCCGCATGTCGTCGTGCCGAGGAGAATCTGGCCCTCTTCGCCGACCGGCTCATGCCGGAGGGCGGTGATCGGGACCTGCTCGCCGCCCACGTCGCGTCGTGCGCGGACTGCTCCGAGCTGGTTGCCGAGCTCGAGCGGTCGCGTCTTGATCTGCCCCGGCTCGCGATCGTGCGGCCGGAAACCAGCCTGGTCGATGACGTTCTGCGACGCACCTTGCCGGTGACGGTTCGCGCCCGGCGCTGGTGGGTCGAGGCCTGGCCGCGGTGGGTGCGCCGGCCGCGCTTCGCTTCCGAGCTCGCCTATGCCTGTACCTTGGTGCTGGTGCTCATCTTTGGCACGCCGGTCTCGCCGCTCCAGGCGATGCCGGAACGAGCGCTCGAGATCGCACGCACTCAGCCGCTCGATCGCTACCAGGAGTTTCGTTCGACGATGGGCGAGGTGATCGAGATCAGGCTGCGCGCGATTGCGGACGACGGCGTCGAGCGCGCGGAGACCCTAGCGATCGCTGCCCGCGAGACCGCCGGAACCATTCTCCAGGAGGTTGCGTCTTGGTTTGTGAGCGCCGAGACCGAAGCATCGGCGGACGACGAGCAATCAAACAAGGAGACATCATGAACGAACCCGCAACTCCAATGGCTCAGCAAGCCCAGCCGGCGTTTTCGGAAACCCCGCCGCCGGCCGCTCCGGTCGAGAGCCGGTCCACCAGCTACGTCGACTCGCGCCGCAAATCACCGTCCCGGGCCACCTGGCTCTCTCTGATGCCCGGTTTGGGGCAGGTGTATTTGGGCTATTACCAGCGTGGATTCCTCAACGCGATCGTCGCGGCGATCGTAATCAGCTTGCTGGCCTCCGAGTCGCTCGGTCCGCTGACGCCGCTGGCCGGGATCTTCCTGGCTTTTTTCTGGCTCTACAACATGATCGATGCCGGACGCCGGGCAACCCTCTACAACCACGCCTTGGCCGGAGGCACCGAGATCGAACTGCCGGACGATTTTCAGGTTCCCGGCTTCCGGGGAACGATCGCCGGCGGCGCGACCCTGGTCGTGCTCGGCCTGGTGCTTCTGGGTCACACTCGATTCGGTCTGTCCCTCGATTGGATCGAGCAGTGGTGGCCGCTCGCTGTCGTGGCCTTCGGCGCCTTCCTGGCCTACAGGGGGATCCAGGAGAAGGCAGAGAGCGACTGATCCGGACGACCTGACCCGAACCAACGCCGAGCCCCCCGGTTCAGACGAGCCGGGGGGCTTGGTGTTGGTTCGCTGTCGAGTTTGGCCGCTCACCCTGCCCGCTGCAGGGCTTTTCTTTTGCCAAGGCTGTAGATACAAGCGGTCGACCTGGGCCTGCCCTGAGGTCCGCCGAAGGGTGTCGACCGTTTGCGGTGACCAGATTGTGACGAATGTGCCGCGTCGCGGCATTTTGTGATAGAGTTACGCCGCGGAGCGGCAGAGCCCGCTTCCGCAAGCTCCCTGACCCAGATCCATTCCAGCTCCGGAAGGAGGTTTCTGATGGTGTTGACCAAGGCGAAGGGACCCGGCTCCGCGGTGGGCGAAGTGCAACCTGCCGATTCGGGAATCGGCCAGGATCCGAGCGGCGAGCGGGCGACGGACAAAGGGGGCTCGTTTCTGTTCACACCGGTGGAGCACGAGGTGTTCTGCCGGGAGCGGTTCTCCGAGGAGCAGACCGAGATCGAGCGAATGGTGCGGGAGTTCGCGGTCGAGAGGATCGCGCCTCACCGCGAAGAGCTGGCGACCCACAACGAGGATCTCAGCCGAAGCCTGCTGCGCGAAGTCGGCGAGCTCGGGCTCACCGGTATCGATATTCCGGAGGCCTTCGGTGGCATGGGCTTGGACAAGACGACTTCGGCCCTGGTGGTGGAGGCTCTCACCCTGTCGGGGGCCAGCTCTTGGATCGTGACCTTCTCGTGTCACACCGGCATCGGCACGCTGCCGCTCGTCTTCTTCGGCAACGAGGAACAGAAGAAGAAGTACCTGCCGAAGTTGGCGACGGTGGAGTCGCTGAGTGCCTATTCCCTGAGCGAGGCCGAAGCGGGATCGGACGCTCTCAGCCTGGGTGCGACCGCTCGCCTGTCCGAGGACGGCACCGAGTACGTTCTCAACGGCTCGAAGATCTATGTGACCAACGGCGGCTGGGCGGACCTCTTCACCGTCTTCGCCAAGATCGACGGCAAGTTGATGAGCGCCTTCCTGGTCGAGCGTGGCAGCGAAGGGCTGACCATAGGGCCCGAGGAGAAGAAGCTGGGCATCAAGGGCTCGTCGACGGTGAGCCTGTTTCTCGAGGACGTCCGGGTACCGGTCGGGAACCTGCTCGGGAAGCCCGGCGACGGCGGCTCGATCGCCCTCAATATTCTGAATATCGGCCGCTTCAAGCTCGGCGCCGCGGACCTCGGCGGCTGCAAGTGGGTCACCGATCTCGCGACCGGGTACGCGCTCGAACGGCAACAGTTCGGCCAGCCGATCGCCTTCTTCGAGGCCAATCGCAAGAAGCTCGCCGAGATGGTGGTGCGGACCTACATTCTGGACAGCGTCATCTACCGAACCGTGGGCTTGATGGACGGCTGCATCGCTGAGCTCGATCCCGACGATCCTGAATACGACCGGCGAGCGATCGAGGCCTTGGAGGAGTACGCGATCGAGGCTTCGATTTCGAAAATCGTCGGATCCGAATCCATGTTCCAGCTCGCCGATCACGGCATCCAGATCTACGGCGGCAACGGCTTCTCGGAGGAGTATCCGATGGCCGGGGCGTGGCGCAACACCCGCATCGACCGCATTTTCGAGGGCACCAACGAGATCAACCGCATGGTGATCTACGGCTATTACCTCAAGAAGGCGCTGATGGAGGAGCTGCCCCTGCGCGACGCGGCCAAGGAATGGCTCGAGGTGTCCGGAGGCCCTGCTGCGAAAACGACGACCGGTGCAACCGGCGCGGCGGCGGACGAATTCCTCGCTTGGGAGATGGAGTCGCTCGACGTCGCTCGCCGATTGACGGTCCGGCTTCTGCACGAGGCGATCTCGCTCTACGGTCAGGACCTGCGCAACGCCCAGGTGGTCGGCGAGGATCTGGCCGACCTGATCATCGGCTTCTTCGGCGCGTCGTCGGCGGTGAACCGGATTCGCCAGCTCGGGGATATGGCTGCTAAAGACAGCGGCTACCGGTCGCTCGCGAAGCTCGTCGTCGCGACC includes:
- a CDS encoding acyl-CoA dehydrogenase yields the protein MVLTKAKGPGSAVGEVQPADSGIGQDPSGERATDKGGSFLFTPVEHEVFCRERFSEEQTEIERMVREFAVERIAPHREELATHNEDLSRSLLREVGELGLTGIDIPEAFGGMGLDKTTSALVVEALTLSGASSWIVTFSCHTGIGTLPLVFFGNEEQKKKYLPKLATVESLSAYSLSEAEAGSDALSLGATARLSEDGTEYVLNGSKIYVTNGGWADLFTVFAKIDGKLMSAFLVERGSEGLTIGPEEKKLGIKGSSTVSLFLEDVRVPVGNLLGKPGDGGSIALNILNIGRFKLGAADLGGCKWVTDLATGYALERQQFGQPIAFFEANRKKLAEMVVRTYILDSVIYRTVGLMDGCIAELDPDDPEYDRRAIEALEEYAIEASISKIVGSESMFQLADHGIQIYGGNGFSEEYPMAGAWRNTRIDRIFEGTNEINRMVIYGYYLKKALMEELPLRDAAKEWLEVSGGPAAKTTTGATGAAADEFLAWEMESLDVARRLTVRLLHEAISLYGQDLRNAQVVGEDLADLIIGFFGASSAVNRIRQLGDMAAKDSGYRSLAKLVVATFLEDVWRIYFRLRPILLSAGYAESLAADFDGQVGRLHLPFDFVAEVHCLTNDLFHHKQYRFG
- a CDS encoding sigma-70 family RNA polymerase sigma factor, whose product is MHQQEKAVFDYSELIARCRQGDDLAWEALVRRLEGRVYAIALHYLRDREEARDSAQDIFIRLYQKLHTVRADKPFLAWVMQLSRNCCIDRLRRLNVRTPAHSVPLEDAPDLSVPLPSPEEACLDSARDRLVYRALGTLSERNREMILLKDIQEMKLVEIADLMSAPLGTIKSRWSRARVELAKAIRRMEPSAGT
- a CDS encoding zf-HC2 domain-containing protein, producing the protein MNCHDFETQFEGFLAGSLSAEARSRCESHLGRCSSCSELVELARLPVEPSTELASAFVNGVLSQTSGPACRRAEENLALFADRLMPEGGDRDLLAAHVASCADCSELVAELERSRLDLPRLAIVRPETSLVDDVLRRTLPVTVRARRWWVEAWPRWVRRPRFASELAYACTLVLVLIFGTPVSPLQAMPERALEIARTQPLDRYQEFRSTMGEVIEIRLRAIADDGVERAETLAIAARETAGTILQEVASWFVSAETEASADDEQSNKETS